Proteins from one Enterobacter bugandensis genomic window:
- a CDS encoding SgrR family transcriptional regulator: MRQLNRLNQYQRLWQPSAGAPQQVTISELASRCFCSERHVRTLLRQAQEAGWLSWHARSGRGKRGELTFHASPESLRNAMMEEALKSGQQHNALELAQLAPEALRSLLHPFLGGQWQNDTPTLRIPYYRSLEPLQPGFLPGRAEQHLAGQVFSGLTRFNGNSSEPTGDLAHHWEVSADGLRWHFYIRSTLHWHNGDKIETAQLQRSLTALLTLPALRTLFRSVLRIETTHPQCLTFMLHQPDYWLAHRLATYCSRLAHPDYPELGCGPFRLAAFEPDLVRLESHEQYHLSHPLLKAIEYWITPQLFDYRLGTSCRHPVQIAIGEADELETLRLVSSSTSLGFCYLTLKQSARLSEIQAKRLINIIHLSRLLHTLPLNEGLITPTGELLPGWTIPEWPDLTDVALPEALTLVYHLPVELHTMASQLKAYLARQGCDLTVIFHDAKTWDGCQQLADADIMMGDRLIGEAPAYTLEQWLRCDALWPHVLSAPAYAHLQATLDAVQSQAEARDRHAGLQAIFNRLMENAVLTPLFNYQYQISAPPGVNGIRLNTRGWFDFTEAWLPAPKS, translated from the coding sequence ATGCGCCAGCTTAACCGTCTTAACCAGTATCAACGCCTGTGGCAACCTTCCGCTGGCGCTCCACAGCAGGTCACCATAAGTGAGCTTGCCAGCCGCTGTTTTTGTAGCGAGCGCCATGTCCGCACCCTGCTGCGTCAGGCTCAGGAGGCGGGCTGGCTCAGCTGGCACGCGCGGTCTGGTCGCGGCAAGCGCGGTGAGCTGACGTTCCATGCCAGCCCGGAGTCACTGCGCAATGCGATGATGGAAGAGGCGCTGAAGAGCGGGCAGCAGCATAACGCGCTGGAGCTGGCCCAGCTTGCTCCTGAAGCGCTGAGATCATTGCTGCATCCGTTTTTAGGCGGGCAGTGGCAAAACGACACGCCGACGCTGCGCATCCCCTACTATCGCTCGCTGGAGCCGCTTCAGCCGGGCTTTTTGCCTGGCCGCGCGGAGCAGCATCTGGCAGGACAGGTATTTTCAGGCTTGACGCGTTTTAACGGTAACAGCAGTGAACCCACGGGCGATCTCGCGCATCACTGGGAGGTCTCTGCTGACGGGCTGCGCTGGCATTTCTACATTCGCTCCACCCTGCACTGGCATAACGGCGATAAAATAGAAACGGCGCAGCTCCAGCGAAGCCTGACGGCACTGTTGACGCTTCCCGCCCTGCGCACTCTGTTCAGGAGCGTTTTACGTATCGAAACAACGCATCCACAGTGTCTGACATTTATGCTGCATCAACCGGACTATTGGCTGGCGCACAGGCTGGCAACCTACTGCAGCCGTCTGGCGCATCCCGACTATCCTGAACTTGGCTGCGGCCCCTTCCGGCTGGCCGCCTTTGAGCCCGACCTGGTTCGTCTGGAAAGCCATGAGCAATACCACCTGAGCCATCCGCTGCTCAAAGCCATCGAATACTGGATCACCCCCCAGCTGTTTGATTACAGGCTGGGCACCAGCTGTCGTCACCCGGTGCAAATCGCGATTGGCGAGGCCGATGAGCTTGAAACCCTGAGGCTGGTCAGCAGCAGCACCAGCCTGGGCTTCTGTTACCTCACGCTGAAACAGAGCGCGCGTCTGAGTGAGATCCAGGCGAAGCGGCTTATCAATATCATCCATCTCTCCAGGCTTCTGCACACGCTTCCGCTCAACGAAGGACTCATTACGCCCACCGGGGAACTGCTTCCCGGCTGGACAATCCCCGAATGGCCTGACTTAACGGACGTTGCCCTGCCTGAGGCGCTGACGCTGGTTTACCATCTTCCCGTTGAGCTTCACACCATGGCCAGCCAGTTAAAGGCGTACCTGGCGCGACAGGGTTGTGACCTGACCGTCATCTTCCACGACGCCAAGACGTGGGACGGATGCCAGCAGCTTGCCGATGCAGACATCATGATGGGGGACAGGCTGATTGGCGAAGCGCCAGCGTATACGCTTGAGCAGTGGCTGCGCTGCGATGCCCTGTGGCCGCACGTGTTAAGCGCACCGGCCTACGCCCATCTGCAAGCCACGCTGGATGCGGTGCAGTCTCAGGCCGAAGCTCGGGACCGACACGCCGGTCTGCAAGCCATTTTCAACCGCCTGATGGAGAATGCGGTGCTGACGCCGCTTTTTAACTATCAATATCAAATCAGCGCCCCGCCGGGAGTCAACGGCATACGCCTCAACACCCGCGGCTGGTTTGATTTTACCGAAGCCTGGCTACCCGCCCCCAAATCGTGA
- the cof gene encoding HMP-PP phosphatase, whose protein sequence is MARLAAFDMDGTLLMPDHRLGEKTLSTLKRLRERDVTLTFATGRHVLEMRHLLGTFSLDAFLITGNGTRIHTVEGEVLHRQDLNPEVADIVLHSTWDTQASIHVFNDQGWFTGSEIPELLHAHVYSGFKYQLIDLRRIPAHAVTKICFCGDHDDLCRLRIQLNEALGDRAHLTFSAVDCLEVLPVGCNKGSALAVLSDHLGLTLQECMAFGDAMNDREMLGSVGRGLIMGNAMPQLIAELPHLPVIGHCGNEAVSHFLTHWLDNNNLPYSPE, encoded by the coding sequence ATGGCCCGCCTCGCTGCATTTGATATGGACGGTACGTTGTTAATGCCAGATCACCGTCTGGGGGAGAAAACGCTGAGTACCCTGAAGCGTCTGCGCGAGCGTGATGTCACCCTGACGTTTGCCACTGGCCGCCACGTGCTGGAGATGCGTCATCTGCTGGGCACGTTTTCCCTGGATGCGTTTTTAATCACGGGTAACGGAACGCGCATTCACACCGTTGAAGGAGAGGTGCTGCACCGCCAGGATCTCAACCCGGAAGTGGCGGATATTGTTCTGCACAGCACGTGGGACACGCAGGCCAGTATCCACGTATTCAACGATCAAGGCTGGTTTACCGGAAGCGAAATCCCCGAATTGTTGCACGCGCATGTTTATAGCGGCTTCAAATACCAGCTTATCGATCTGCGTCGGATCCCTGCCCACGCGGTGACCAAGATTTGCTTCTGTGGCGATCACGACGATCTTTGCCGCTTACGCATTCAGTTAAATGAGGCGCTGGGCGACCGGGCGCACCTGACCTTCTCGGCGGTGGATTGTCTTGAAGTCCTGCCGGTGGGCTGTAACAAAGGTTCAGCCCTGGCGGTGCTCAGCGACCACCTGGGCTTAACGCTGCAGGAGTGTATGGCGTTTGGCGACGCCATGAATGACCGCGAAATGCTGGGCAGCGTGGGGCGCGGCCTGATTATGGGGAATGCGATGCCGCAGCTGATCGCAGAGCTTCCTCATCTGCCGGTTATCGGACACTGCGGCAACGAAGCGGTGTCCCATTTTTTGACACATTGGCTGGACAACAACAACCTCCCATATTCCCCCGAATAG
- a CDS encoding PLP-dependent cysteine synthase family protein has product MNSTWVKHAISEINADYQRSADTHLIRLPLPGFDGIQLYLKDESTHPTGSLKHRLARSLFLYGLCNGWIKEGTTIIESSSGSTAVSEAYFARLLGLPFIAVMPSCTAKRKIEQIEFYGGRCHFVESACEIYAASEMLARELNGHYMDQFTFAERATDWRGNNNIADSIFRQMTHEPHPVPSYIVMSAGTGGTSATIGRYIRCQGYDTQLMVVDPQNSVFLDYWQSRDAGLRSPVGSKIEGIGRPRVEPSFIPDVVDEMLRVPDAASVATAHWLETQLGRKVGASTGTNMWGVLQLAARMREEGRTGSIVTLLCDSGERYLETYYNAEWVQANIGDITPWKAQIAQLLK; this is encoded by the coding sequence ATGAATAGCACCTGGGTTAAACATGCCATCAGCGAAATCAATGCCGACTACCAGCGCTCGGCGGATACCCACCTGATTCGCCTCCCCCTGCCGGGATTTGACGGTATTCAGCTCTACCTGAAGGATGAAAGCACCCATCCTACCGGTAGCCTGAAGCATCGCCTGGCGCGCTCTCTGTTTTTATACGGTTTGTGCAACGGCTGGATCAAAGAAGGCACGACCATTATTGAGTCCTCATCCGGTTCAACGGCGGTGTCTGAAGCCTATTTCGCTCGTCTGCTGGGCCTGCCGTTTATCGCCGTGATGCCCTCCTGCACCGCAAAACGAAAAATCGAGCAGATCGAATTTTACGGCGGACGCTGCCATTTTGTGGAAAGCGCCTGCGAAATCTATGCCGCCTCTGAAATGCTCGCCCGCGAGCTAAACGGCCACTATATGGACCAGTTCACCTTTGCCGAGCGCGCAACGGACTGGCGCGGCAATAACAACATTGCCGACAGTATTTTCCGCCAGATGACCCACGAACCGCATCCGGTTCCGTCGTACATTGTGATGAGCGCCGGTACGGGCGGCACGTCAGCCACTATCGGACGCTACATTCGCTGTCAGGGCTACGATACCCAGCTGATGGTAGTTGACCCTCAGAACTCCGTGTTTCTCGACTACTGGCAAAGCCGCGATGCTGGCCTGCGCAGTCCGGTGGGCAGTAAAATTGAAGGAATTGGCCGCCCGCGCGTGGAACCGTCGTTCATTCCTGACGTTGTCGACGAAATGCTCCGCGTGCCGGACGCCGCCAGCGTCGCCACCGCGCACTGGCTGGAGACGCAGCTCGGCCGCAAAGTGGGTGCATCAACGGGCACCAACATGTGGGGCGTACTGCAGCTTGCGGCACGCATGCGCGAGGAAGGCCGTACCGGCTCCATCGTCACGCTGCTGTGCGACAGCGGCGAGCGCTACCTTGAGACCTACTACAATGCGGAGTGGGTACAGGCCAACATCGGCGACATCACCCCGTGGAAAGCGCAGATTGCGCAGCTGCTGAAATAA
- a CDS encoding Lrp/AsnC family transcriptional regulator, with protein sequence MLDKIDRKLLSLLQSDCTLSLQALADAVNLTTTPCWKRLKKLEDDGILLGRVALLDPEKLGLGLTAFVLIKTQHHSSEWYCRFVTQVSEMPEVLGFWRMAGEYDYLMRVQVADMKRYDDFYKRLVNSVPGLSDVTSSFAMEQIKYTTALPIE encoded by the coding sequence ATGCTAGATAAAATTGACCGCAAGCTCCTTTCATTGCTGCAAAGTGACTGTACCCTCTCTTTGCAGGCGCTGGCAGATGCCGTTAATCTGACCACCACACCGTGCTGGAAGCGCCTAAAAAAGTTGGAAGATGACGGCATTCTTCTGGGGCGCGTCGCATTACTCGATCCCGAAAAACTGGGGCTTGGGCTGACGGCATTTGTGCTGATAAAAACCCAACACCACAGCAGCGAGTGGTATTGCCGCTTCGTCACTCAGGTGTCTGAGATGCCCGAGGTGCTCGGCTTCTGGCGTATGGCCGGCGAGTACGACTACCTGATGCGCGTCCAGGTGGCTGACATGAAGCGCTATGATGATTTCTACAAGCGGCTGGTGAACAGCGTCCCGGGCTTGTCGGACGTCACCTCAAGCTTCGCCATGGAACAGATTAAGTACACCACAGCCTTACCCATTGAATAA
- a CDS encoding SmdA family multidrug ABC transporter permease/ATP-binding protein gives MRLFAQLSWYFRREWQRYLGAVALLIIIAILQLIPPKVVGYVVDGVTEQHYTTARVLMWVGTLVLTAVIVYLLRYVWRVLLFGASYQLAVELREDFYRQLSRQHPEFYLRHRTGDLIARATNDVDRVVFAAGEGVLTLVDSLVMGCAVLIVMSTQISWQLTLLALLPMPIMALAINRYGEQLHERFKLAQAAFSSLNDRTQESMTSIRMIKAFGLEDRQSALFAADAADTGAKNMRVARIDARFDPTIYVAIGMANLLAIGGGSWMVVQGTLTLGQLTSFAMYLGLMIWPMLALAWMFNIVERGSAAYSRIRAMLAEAPVVNDGSEAVPEGRGVMNVDVRKFVYPQTEHPVLENVSFTLRPGQMLGICGPTGSGKSTVLSLLQRHFDVTEGDIRFHDIPLANLLLDEWRGRLAVVSQTPFLFSDTVANNIALGHPSATQEEIEHVARLASVHDDILRLPQGYETEVGERGVMLSGGQKQRISIARALLLNAEILILDDALSAVDGRTEHQILHNLRQWGDGRTVIISAHRLSALTEASEILVLQHGHIAQRGQHETLAEQPGWYRDMYRYQQLEAALDDAPEQDQEATNA, from the coding sequence GTGCGATTATTTGCCCAATTAAGCTGGTACTTTCGTCGGGAGTGGCAACGCTACCTCGGTGCAGTCGCCCTGCTTATTATCATTGCCATTTTGCAGCTGATCCCGCCGAAGGTGGTGGGCTACGTCGTGGATGGCGTCACTGAACAGCATTACACCACCGCACGGGTGTTGATGTGGGTCGGCACGCTGGTGCTGACGGCGGTCATTGTTTATCTCCTGCGCTACGTCTGGCGCGTGCTGCTGTTTGGTGCGTCCTATCAGCTGGCCGTTGAGCTGCGTGAAGATTTTTACCGCCAGCTGAGCCGACAGCATCCCGAATTTTATCTGCGTCATCGCACCGGGGATCTCATTGCCCGCGCGACCAACGACGTCGATCGCGTGGTCTTTGCCGCCGGGGAAGGGGTGCTGACGCTGGTGGACTCGCTGGTGATGGGCTGTGCGGTGCTGATCGTCATGTCCACGCAGATCAGCTGGCAATTAACCCTGCTCGCCCTGCTGCCGATGCCGATCATGGCGCTGGCGATCAATCGCTACGGCGAACAACTGCACGAGCGCTTCAAGCTGGCGCAGGCGGCGTTTTCTTCTCTGAACGATCGCACCCAGGAGAGCATGACCAGCATCCGCATGATCAAAGCGTTTGGCCTGGAAGATCGGCAGTCCGCGCTGTTTGCGGCCGATGCGGCAGACACGGGGGCGAAAAACATGCGTGTCGCGCGTATTGATGCGCGATTTGATCCAACGATTTATGTCGCAATCGGCATGGCAAACCTGCTTGCGATTGGCGGCGGGAGCTGGATGGTGGTGCAGGGCACATTGACCCTGGGGCAATTGACCAGCTTTGCGATGTATCTGGGGCTGATGATCTGGCCGATGCTGGCGCTGGCCTGGATGTTTAACATCGTAGAGCGCGGCAGCGCCGCCTACAGCCGCATCCGCGCCATGCTGGCCGAAGCGCCGGTTGTCAATGACGGCAGCGAAGCGGTGCCGGAAGGGCGCGGCGTTATGAACGTCGACGTTCGCAAATTTGTCTATCCGCAAACGGAACATCCGGTGCTGGAGAACGTTAGCTTTACGCTGCGGCCGGGCCAGATGCTGGGCATCTGCGGCCCGACGGGGTCCGGAAAAAGTACCGTGCTCTCTCTGCTTCAGCGCCACTTTGACGTCACCGAGGGCGATATCCGTTTCCATGATATCCCCCTGGCGAACCTGCTGCTGGACGAGTGGCGTGGCCGACTGGCGGTAGTCAGCCAGACGCCGTTTTTATTTTCGGACACCGTGGCGAATAACATTGCGCTTGGTCACCCGTCGGCGACGCAGGAAGAGATCGAACATGTGGCGCGCTTAGCCAGCGTACATGACGATATTTTGCGTCTGCCGCAGGGCTACGAAACGGAAGTCGGGGAACGTGGCGTCATGCTGTCCGGCGGGCAGAAACAGCGAATCTCGATTGCCCGCGCGCTGCTGTTGAATGCTGAAATCCTCATTCTGGATGATGCGCTCTCCGCCGTGGATGGTCGTACCGAGCATCAGATTCTGCATAACCTGCGCCAGTGGGGAGACGGACGCACGGTAATTATCAGCGCCCACCGTTTGTCAGCGCTCACCG